From the Manis pentadactyla isolate mManPen7 chromosome 6, mManPen7.hap1, whole genome shotgun sequence genome, the window TTGATGGATTGTGCTAAGAAAATGATTAGCTAGCCAGAAAGAGTCATAGAATACACACGCTGGGTCGTCAGAAACGTTGAAGTAGGGTAAtttgtacaaaataaaaaatatcgaTTTCACTTACGTGCAGAATCCCCAGGCGCCCGGCTCACGAGCTCTCTGGTCTTTGCAGCCGCACCCGGGGACGGCGCGCCCGAGGGCGGCGAGGAGCCCAGCGTGTGCGAGCGCTGCTGCGCCGAGTTCTTCCGCCGCGCAGACCTCGCGGAGCACAGGCGCGGCTGCGCCGAGAACCCGCCGGTGCTGATCGTGGGCGAGGATGAGCCGGCGCCGCGCGCCCCGGAGTTCCCGGCGCCGTCCCCGGCCAGCTCGGCGGGCGGCGGGACGGACAGCGAGGCCGCCGAGGACGCGGCGCCGGCGGAGGGCGGCGAGGGCCGCGCCCCGGACGCGGGCGAGGAGCCCATGGAGGCGGAGTCCTGCGCCGACCGCGactgcccaggcccaggccccgcGCCCACGGGGCAGCCGCCTGTGCCCCGCGGCGCCGACGCGGGCCCCCCTGCCGCCTGGGGCCCGCCGAGCACCAACGTGACGCTCGAGACCCTCCTGGGCACCAAGGTGGCTGTGGCGCAGTTCTCCCAGGGCGCCAGGGCAgcgggcggggcggcgggcggcggggcggTCGCAGTGGCCGTGCCCGCGATCCTGGAGCAGCTGGTGGCCCTCCAGCAGCAGCAGGTGCACCAGCTGCAGCTCATCGAGCAGATCCGCAGCCAGGTGGCCCTGATGAGCCGCCAGCCCCCGCGCCCGCCGCTGGGCGCAGCCCAGAGCGCCCCGGGGCCGGCCACGcactcagccctgcagcccccgGCCGGGGCGCCCCCCGGCCCTGCGGCGCAGCCGGCGGCCCACGAGGGACCCCCGCACCTGTCGCAGCCCACGTCCAGAGCCAGCACTCCGCACGTCCCCAGTGGGGGCCCCTCCGTCCCCACCGAGCCCGGGGGGCCGGCGTCCTGCAGCGCGGCCCCAGCCTCGGCCGCCCCGGCCTTGGGGGCCAGCGCCGTCAGTGGCGCCTCGCAGCCGCCCACCGCCCCCACGCCGCCTGCCCTGGGGCCGGGGCCGCTGCTCAGCTCGGCGCCCAGCCTGCCCAACCCGCTTCTACCTCAGACCTCGGCCAGCAGCGTCATCTTCCCCAACCCGCTGGTCAGCATCGCGGCCACAGCCAACGCGCTGGACCCCCTGTCGGCCCTCATGAAGCACCGCAAGGGCAAGCCCCCCAACGTGTCAGTGTTTGAGCCCAAGGCCAGTGCCGAGGACCCGTTCTTCAAGCACAAGTGCAGGTTCTGCGCCAAGGTGTTCGGGAGCGACAGCGCCCTGCAGATTCACCTGCGCTCGCACACCGGCGAGAGGCCCTTCAAGTGCAACATCTGCGGGAACCGCTTCTCCACGAAGGGCAACCTCAAGGTGCACTTCCAGAGGCACAAGGAGAAGTACCCCCACATCCAGATGAACCCCTACCCCGTCCCAGAGTACCTGGACAATGTGCCCACCTGCTCCGGGATTCCCTACGGCATGTCACTGCCTCCGGAAAAGCCGGTGACCACCTGGCTGGACAGCAAGCCCGTGTTGCCCACGGTGCCTACGTCGGTCGGGCTGCAGCTCCCGCCCACCGTCCCTGGCGTCAGCAGCCACGCCGACTCCCCCAGCCTCACGCCGGCCAGCCGCTCCCCACAGCGGCCCTCGCCCGCCTCCAGCGAGTGTACCTCCTTATCCCCTGGCCTCAACAGCTCCGAGGCGGGCGCCCCAGGGGCCACCGAGTCCCCGCAGCTGGTGCTCGGTGGGCCTTGTCTGACCAAAACGGAACCTGTGAACCTGCCGTGCACAAATGCCAGAGCAGGGGACATCCCGGCCAGCGGGCACTTGACCACTGCGACCACGTCGGCCACCACCACCCTCACGGACAGCAGCACCTCTACAGGCCTCTGCAGCCCAGTCCTCCCGGCCGGCCCCGACCAGTTCAAGGCCAAGTTCCCCTTCGGAGGGCTGCTCGACTCCATGCAGACGTCAGAGACGTCGAAGCTGCAGCAGCTGGTGGAGAACATCGACCGGAAGATGGCGGACCCCAACCAGTGTGTCATCTGCCACCGCGTGCTCAGCTGCCAGAGCGCCCTCAAGATGCACTACCGGACGCACACAGGGGAGAGGCCGTTCAAGTGCAAGCTGTGTGGGCGCGCCTTCACCACCAAGGGCAACCTGAAGACGCACTTCGGGGTACACCGCGCCAAGCCGCCGCTGCGCGTGCAGCACTCCTGCCCCATCTGCCAGCGGAGGTTCACCAACgccgtggtcctgcagcagcacATCCGCATGCACATGGGCGGGCACATCCCCAACACCCCGCCGCCCGACGGCTTCCGGGACGCCGCGGACGCCGAGCTCGCCTACGACGACAGGGCCACCGACGCGCTGAGCGGCTGCGAGGACGACGCGGACGAGCACTCCATGGAGGAGGACGCCGAGCCCAGGGACCCGGCCAGGCCGCTGCTGCCCCACGGGGGCTCCTGCCCGCCCTCGCCCCCCTCTGTCATCTCCAGCATCGCCGCCCTGGAGAACCAGATGAAGATGATGGACTCGGTCATGAGCTGCCCGCGGCTGGCCGCCCTGCAGCCGGTGGAGAACGGGTCCGGCGACAGCGACCGGCTCAGCAACGACTCCTCGTCGGCTGCGGGCGACCTGGAGAGCCGGAGCGCGGGCAGTCCCGCCCTGTCCTCGTCTTCCTCCTCCACGCAGGCCCCGTCCCCCGTGAACAGCAACAGCGAGAGCTTGTATTCCAAGTCCCCGGGCCTCGGCCACCAGGAGGAGCCCCAGGAGACCCCATTAAAGACGGAGAGGCCGGACAGTCCGCCTCCTGCCCCCGAAAACGGAGGCGCGCTGGACCTGACGGCCGCCCCCCTGGGCCGGCCACCCATCAAGGAGGAGGCCCCCTTCGGCCTGCTGTTCCTGAACCGAGAGCGGGGTAAGTGTCCGAgcactgtgtgtggtgtctgTGCCAAGCCCTTCGCTTGCAGGAGTGCGTTGGAAATACACCACCGCAGCCACACGAAGGAGCGTCCGTTCATCTGTGCGGTCTGCAGGCGCGGGTGCTCCACCGCGGGCAATTTAAAACAGCACTTGCTGACGCACAGATTGAAAGAGCTGCCTTCTCAGTTGTTTGACCCCGACTTTGCCCTAGGTCCCAGCCAAAGCACCCCTAGCCTGGTCGCCGGCTCCACGCCCACCATGATCAAAATGGAAGTGAACGGGCACAGCAAGGCCGTCGCACTGGGCGAGGGTCCACCACTGCCGGCCACGGGTCAGGTGCCCACTGGGCCTCCGGCGGTGCTGAGCCCCAGCCTTGCGCCCATGCTGGCCCCCCCGCCACGCCGGACGCCCAAGCAACACAACTGCCAGTCATGCGGGAAGACCTTCTCCTCGGCCAGCGCCCTGCAGATCCACGAACGCACGCACACCGGGGAGAAGCCGTTCGGCTGCACCATCTGTGGCAGAGCGTTCACCACCAAGGGCAACCTCAAGGTGAGGGCGCGTCGGAGCCCCAGGGGAGCCCTGCACGGGGAGCGTGCACCTCCTTTAGGTCAAACGGACAGGGTTCTCACTGTACGGGCCCACATGAGAGAGCACTGTGCCTGCCCTGTGGCGATTATACACTGTGCATGTGCTGTGGGGTGAGCATGTATGCATATACCTGTGTACTGTGTGGTGAGCAGTGAGTGTGCCGGCACATTCTGTGGGCCGTGTGGGTGAGTGCATGCGCGTGTGCATGCATTGTGCATGACTGCATCAAGGGTAtagtgtgcatgcacatgtatgcGTAAGTACAGtaggtgtgtgcatgcatgtatgctGTGCATGAGTGCTCGGGCGTGCGTGTGTGGGTGAGCACATATGTAGTGTGTGCACATACATTGCGACATAAGAGTGCCATGTATGCTGCACCTGTGTTGTGTGCGGCATGTCTGATGCGTGTTTGTGTACACACTGATTCACATAAGTGTGCATATACCCACTTACCAGGGTGTGTGTGCTGTCTGCAGCAGTGAGGGGCTTGCCTTATGTGCATACCAGCCCCCCTTGGGGCTCACTCATCTCCATGGTGTTGATGACCTATTGGGAACGACACACTTTGCTCCCGGTCAGGCAGGCCCAGGGCCTACGCTATCTTGATCCTTGTGGAACACTGACGACCAGACAGACCAAGCCTTTAAATGCAAGCACATGGTACAGGAAACACAAATCCTGTCCAGAGGCGAGAGGGGTTTTTGTggctctgtccacacagctgctgAGAGAGGCTGGTGGGCATGTGGTGAAAAGCTTCCAGCCTAGGGGCAGAAAGAAGGCAGCATCATGCTCACATGAAGGCATGCCTGCACTGCTCTCATGGGCGGGAGAGTGCGTCAGGGGACGCTGGCCGGCTGTGTCTCCACTCAGCTGTACTTGCTGATTCCTGTCCCCGCATCAAGTGCCCACTGGGTTTCAGTGACCTCTTCAGAGACCGCAGAAAGGCCAGTACCTATGGTTTCCACGTCCTGGACAAATGAGAGCTGCCTGTCTGCTGAGCACAGAGGCCAGGATGCCTCCTGTGCATCTGGGAGATAGCACCCAAGGAAGGAGGCACCCAGCACAGAGGCCAGGATGTCTAAGAATAGGATGATGTGCAGGGGCAGCCCAGACGGGGGAGTCAGGGGCAAGGCCCGTGCCCTCTGAGCTGTGGACTGTCCTCTGGGGGCCTCAAGGGTCCCACCTCAAGGGGACTATTCTGTCCCTTGGGTTTGTCAGGTGGAAGGAGTGCCCACTAATGCATTAGCTGGCTTTACTTTTTGAATTTAGTAAAAAGACATTGCACGCTTAAGTAGAAGATGCTAAGAAAAGTTCACCTCAGTGTTCTGTTGTCCCCAACTAACGTTTAAGATGGGAAAAGAAAATCATCCTGAAAGAGGGGCTGGCCCTGGGTTTCGTTCGGGATGGCTTGTGGGGCGTAAGGACATGCCACGTGGCTCGCGCTGGGCTTGCTCACATGTGGCTTGTCTCTGTGTCTCCCGTGTAGGTGCACATGGGCACACACATGTGGAACAATGCCCCCGCCCGGCGAGGCCGCCGCCTGTCAGTAGAGAACCCCATGGCCCTGCTGGGTGGTGACGCCCTGAAGTTCTCAGAAATGTTCCAGAAGGATCTGGCAGCACGAACAATGAACGTGGACCCCAGCTTTTGGAACCAGTACGCTGCGGCTCTCACCAACGGTCTCGCCATGAAGAACAACGAGATCTCCGTCATCCAGAATGGAGGTGTCCCCCAGCTCCCTGTAAGTCTCGGCGGAAGCGCCATCCCCCCGCTGGGCTCCCTGGCTGCCGGGATGGACAAAGCGCGCACCAGCAGCAGCCCGCCCACTGTGGGCTTGGACAAAGCAAGCTCTGACACAGGCACCAGCCGCCCGTTCACCAGGTTCATTGAGGATAACACGGAGATTGGGATTAACTAGCGGCGCGCCCCTTGCCCGGCTCTCCCTGCAGCCTTACCTCCGGTGGGGCACGCATTAACTTTGGCTGCTGAAAGGGTGCCTGAGCGCCGTGTGGTGCCCGCCACGGGGGCCGGACTGCTCGCCAGCTCTGCAGCCTCTTAAATGACTTGAAGTCTGACAAGTCCTAGAAATCGTATTGGGAACAGCAGGGCTCAGACCACATCCACTCTGTTTCTCCTGAAACCAAATTCTCCAAGGCACAGGGGGTCGGTCCCCTGCGGTGTTTCAGTGAGACCCGATTGTGGTTTTGTTTGAATTAGTTAGACTTGAACGGTCTTTAGAACTCTTAACTTAAAAAGACGTGGTCTAGTACTCCCAACGCTGAGTCTTACGCCAGTACCTTTGTCTGTAGTATTTATAATGTTAAGATTATGCGGGTAACAGATAATATAGCCCCAACTTGGAAGGAAGCTTTTGTACTGCAGGATCATCTGGCTatgcgattttttttttttaagcaagatTTGATTTACTATAAATAAGTGGGTTATTTCAGTGCAGGCAAACTGTGAAGTTCTCTTGGGAAAGATAGCATGCTTTTGTGTGCAAGTACCTGTCAGtaacaagacttttttttttattttaa encodes:
- the SALL3 gene encoding sal-like protein 3 isoform X1 — encoded protein: MSRRKQAKPQHLKSDEELPPPDGAPEHAAPGDGAPEGGEEPSVCERCCAEFFRRADLAEHRRGCAENPPVLIVGEDEPAPRAPEFPAPSPASSAGGGTDSEAAEDAAPAEGGEGRAPDAGEEPMEAESCADRDCPGPGPAPTGQPPVPRGADAGPPAAWGPPSTNVTLETLLGTKVAVAQFSQGARAAGGAAGGGAVAVAVPAILEQLVALQQQQVHQLQLIEQIRSQVALMSRQPPRPPLGAAQSAPGPATHSALQPPAGAPPGPAAQPAAHEGPPHLSQPTSRASTPHVPSGGPSVPTEPGGPASCSAAPASAAPALGASAVSGASQPPTAPTPPALGPGPLLSSAPSLPNPLLPQTSASSVIFPNPLVSIAATANALDPLSALMKHRKGKPPNVSVFEPKASAEDPFFKHKCRFCAKVFGSDSALQIHLRSHTGERPFKCNICGNRFSTKGNLKVHFQRHKEKYPHIQMNPYPVPEYLDNVPTCSGIPYGMSLPPEKPVTTWLDSKPVLPTVPTSVGLQLPPTVPGVSSHADSPSLTPASRSPQRPSPASSECTSLSPGLNSSEAGAPGATESPQLVLGGPCLTKTEPVNLPCTNARAGDIPASGHLTTATTSATTTLTDSSTSTGLCSPVLPAGPDQFKAKFPFGGLLDSMQTSETSKLQQLVENIDRKMADPNQCVICHRVLSCQSALKMHYRTHTGERPFKCKLCGRAFTTKGNLKTHFGVHRAKPPLRVQHSCPICQRRFTNAVVLQQHIRMHMGGHIPNTPPPDGFRDAADAELAYDDRATDALSGCEDDADEHSMEEDAEPRDPARPLLPHGGSCPPSPPSVISSIAALENQMKMMDSVMSCPRLAALQPVENGSGDSDRLSNDSSSAAGDLESRSAGSPALSSSSSSTQAPSPVNSNSESLYSKSPGLGHQEEPQETPLKTERPDSPPPAPENGGALDLTAAPLGRPPIKEEAPFGLLFLNRERGKCPSTVCGVCAKPFACRSALEIHHRSHTKERPFICAVCRRGCSTAGNLKQHLLTHRLKELPSQLFDPDFALGPSQSTPSLVAGSTPTMIKMEVNGHSKAVALGEGPPLPATGQVPTGPPAVLSPSLAPMLAPPPRRTPKQHNCQSCGKTFSSASALQIHERTHTGEKPFGCTICGRAFTTKGNLKVHMGTHMWNNAPARRGRRLSVENPMALLGGDALKFSEMFQKDLAARTMNVDPSFWNQYAAALTNGLAMKNNEISVIQNGGVPQLPVSLGGSAIPPLGSLAAGMDKARTSSSPPTVGLDKASSDTGTSRPFTRFIEDNTEIGIN
- the SALL3 gene encoding sal-like protein 3 isoform X2 — protein: MSRRKQAKPQHLKSDEELPPPDGAPEHAAPGDGAPEGGEEPSVCERCCAEFFRRADLAEHRRGCAENPPVLIVGEDEPAPRAPEFPAPSPASSAGGGTDSEAAEDAAPAEGGEGRAPDAGEEPMEAESCADRDCPGPGPAPTGQPPVPRGADAGPPAAWGPPSTNVTLETLLGTKVAVAQFSQGARAAGGAAGGGAVAVAVPAILEQLVALQQQQVHQLQLIEQIRSQVALMSRQPPRPPLGAAQSAPGPATHSALQPPAGAPPGPAAQPAAHEGPPHLSQPTSRASTPHVPSGGPSVPTEPGGPASCSAAPASAAPALGASAVSGASQPPTAPTPPALGPGPLLSSAPSLPNPLLPQTSASSVIFPNPLVSIAATANALDPLSALMKHRKGKPPNVSVFEPKASAEDPFFKHKCRFCAKVFGSDSALQIHLRSHTGERPFKCNICGNRFSTKGNLKVHFQRHKEKYPHIQMNPYPVPEYLDNVPTCSGIPYGMSLPPEKPVTTWLDSKPVLPTVPTSVGLQLPPTVPGVSSHADSPSLTPASRSPQRPSPASSECTSLSPGLNSSEAGAPGATESPQLVLGGPCLTKTEPVNLPCTNARAGDIPASGHLTTATTSATTTLTDSSTSTGLCSPVLPAGPDQFKAKFPFGGLLDSMQTSETSKLQQLVENIDRKMADPNQCVICHRVLSCQSALKMHYRTHTGERPFKCKLCGRAFTTKGNLKTHFGVHRAKPPLRVQHSCPICQRRFTNAVVLQQHIRMHMGGHIPNTPPPDGFRDAADAELAYDDRATDALSGCEDDADEHSMEEDAEPRDPARPLLPHGGSCPPSPPSVISSIAALENQMKMMDSVMSCPRLAALQPVENGSGDSDRLSNDSSSAAGDLESRSAGSPALSSSSSSTQAPSPVNSNSESLYSKSPGLGHQEEPQETPLKTERPDSPPPAPENGGALDLTAAPLGRPPIKEEAPFGLLFLNRERGPSQSTPSLVAGSTPTMIKMEVNGHSKAVALGEGPPLPATGQVPTGPPAVLSPSLAPMLAPPPRRTPKQHNCQSCGKTFSSASALQIHERTHTGEKPFGCTICGRAFTTKGNLKVHMGTHMWNNAPARRGRRLSVENPMALLGGDALKFSEMFQKDLAARTMNVDPSFWNQYAAALTNGLAMKNNEISVIQNGGVPQLPVSLGGSAIPPLGSLAAGMDKARTSSSPPTVGLDKASSDTGTSRPFTRFIEDNTEIGIN